The following nucleotide sequence is from Podospora bellae-mahoneyi strain CBS 112042 chromosome 1 map unlocalized CBS112042p_1, whole genome shotgun sequence.
AGATGAGCGAGAGGTGCGGGCTCCCATGCCAATCGCTTGGGTGACAGCCTGCGGTTGTCACGACAGTACTGGAAAGAGAAccgaagaaaaagaagccgTTTCGGTTGCTGTCCCCGTTTCTCTCTGCCCATCTCTGACACTTCACGCGCACAAAACAAATGTGCAGGCTTGTTAGTCGGCAGCCCGAAGTGTGCCTGATCAGATACAAGTGGCGAACTGGATAAATTCCTCACATCATACAGTAGTGTGAACTCAAGTGTCTTCATGGTAAGTTGACGTCTGTCCATCTTCGTTGTCTCGGGCCGTGCGCGAGGCGGAAAGGGCGGGTGCAGCATCTATCGtcgagagagaagaaggcttgCTGCATGGAAATGTCTCATCTGCTCACAGAGAAGCATCtatccccatctcccctcccccaccgtcatGCATCCCGACGTTAtctgatggggatgagggtATACAGGTGCATGTTGATGGATACCTCGGTGCGTGGTGGACAACCGTGGTCTTTGATGCCAATGTACAACTATCTCTTACCTACCCGGACGGCTCCTCACCTGTCAAACATACGGACCGGTTGACAACGACGGGCATTATTGTTGCTTCGGTCTGGTGGAGTCAGGGCGAGCGAGGGCGTACGTAAAATCCTGCATAGGTAGGTACGCAGCTGCCGTGTTCAACATCAGCAGCGACAGTGACGACGGGGCGAGGTTTCTGGTTTGGTCAGGTCGGGTATCAATACATGAGCCCAAAGCCCAACCGTCGCCCGCATGAGAAAATATGGGGACTGATGGTCGGACCAGCCAATCACTGGCCCTCGCTCTTCCCCAAATGATGAAGCGGTGGTCGACGAAGCAACATTGCTTCGCTCATGCTGACTCTCGTGAGTTTTGGGTCATTCCCAGAACCTCAAACAAACAAGAAGCCTGTGTAGAGCGGCCGCAGCAAAGGCTCTGACGCTGCAGAACGGATTGTGAATAATCTCGAAATAGACTGTGATCCGCTGCGAGACATTGGTGGGCTGTTTGTGGCTTCAAACTGCACGGTGGCATCAGAGACGACAGCAGCTGGAAGAGATCCCACAGATCCCCTCAGGGGCCCATACTCGTCGTCCGGGATGTGCTGTAGAGTTCCCAAACGGGTCGACTTCTCGGAGGATGAACGTGCATTTTCCAGCGACGTCACGATAAGGGTTTCGTGTGGGATGGCCGGCAGAAGCAACTGCTCTCTGATATGGTTTGTGAGGATGGGGTTCACGGGTGtgccctcttcttccatccATCCGCGACGGCCCTCTTCCCGCTCCTTGCAAGAGGCGCTTGCATGCCGAGTGTTGGGTTCGGACGGGATTCAACGATTGGCTCCAGAATCGCCGCACTCCGACGACGTCGGTTGCAGGGGGCTCTCCGATGACTGACATGCCCGCCCAGGATGTATGACGAACAGGAAGGCCATCCACCCACCGGGAAATATAAGTGCATTACCCCCCATCCATTTTCTCGTTCTCCCGAACCAGCTTCCCCAATAGGCTGACTGTCGTATGCCTTCCATAtgctgttggttgttggcttTGCCCACGTAAGTCTTCGTCTTGCAGGTAGTTATCGAATGCACGGCCGCCCGGCGATGCATAAAGCTGCTCAAATCATCATGATCATCCAAAATTTAGCTTGCTTTGACCGCGCtccggcttcttcttcgaccTCCCCGTGGACTTCTTTGACCCTGACGCTGATGCGGATGatgctgccgccgcccctTTCTGACTGCCGGCGCGCGCGTTGTTCACTGCAGTCGAAGCTTGTCGGTTGGCGAATGCCTGACTGACAcgttcttcttcctcctcctggagGTCTTTGGCAAAGTGCCAATCCAGGTGACTCTGGAGCTCTTCCGGACCCCCCAGGTTGGCGTCGCATCGAGAACAAGCGTGGGGTGTGATTGGCGACCGTCTAGAATCGGCTTGGGCCTCCTCTGGTAAAGACTCTCCTGGCCATCCCATGCCTGATGCGACATATGTCCTTGAGGTGCCCAACTTTGCTTCACCGCTATTCCTCCTCACGAGGTCGTCCTCGGGGGCCGTCGTCCGGGTGTCCTGGGACGGCTCCCGTTTCGTTGTCAAGAAACGCTGAATaccaccgccggcaccaTCGATACGTCGTCGCTTTGCTGCAGGTTGCTGTCGTGTGCTCGTGTCGAGTGCTTCCTTGGACGAGGATGTGCGGGCCGATTCCGATGACTTCAGCGCTCGTGCCTCGTCACCTTTGACGAGAAACGAGTCGATGCCCATATTGCCAGAGACCCCCTCCTCGAAGCCGGCAACGCTCAGGCTCAGGTGGGAACACGGCCAGGTATCACCCTCCAGTGTGATTTGGTGAAACAGGTTCTTGGCCAACTCGAACAGGCTTTCCTCATTCAGAAGCCGCGCCGGTATGGGTCCCGATCGAGACCGGGTCTGGTTCCCGTGACGGTGGTGTAAATTGATAGTCTTTGGCCTCCTCTTGTGCTCCAGcaccccttcctcaaccagTCGAGCAAAAATATCCGCCGCGAAGATACGCAACCACTTCGTAGCCTGATCCACAGTCGTAATGTCGGGACGGAATGACTTGGCCGACAGCATTGACTTGATCTGAGTGCCCGAGTTGACCTCACTCGTATCGATCCCCCTCAGCGTCTCGTAAATCCACACCCCGTTCTCATCTCCCAGCTTCTGCTTCAGCTGCTCAATCGGAACCGTCAACAAATCCGACACAGCCTCCGTCTTGAACGCGTCAGCAACCTgctcccccaacttcccgCCCAAGTTCCTGATCTTTGTAAACTTGAACCCACTCAAGAAGTGCCCAACCGCCCTGTTTCGAATCACCGTCTGCTGATCCGGTTTCTTGTGCGCCGACCCCAACTTGCTTAGGAGCTTGTTCCTCGACACGCCCGCGGAGCAAGAATACCCCAACTTCTCCTtaatcacccccctcacatTCCTCACAATCTCGCTTGCCACAAGCAGTGCCACGTCGTCCCAGTCCGGATCATCGAATTCCCCCTCCTGTctgtccccctcccccaggtCGACCAGAGCATCCGCCTTCCAATCCAGCGCCGTAACCGCGGGCATCGGCAACTCCTCACTCACATCCCCATACGGCGGCGGAcctcccagctcctccccatACCTTTCAAGCATAACCTGATGGACATGCCTACCACCAGCTGTCAGCATCATCCCACCTTTGCTCACTCCCAAAAAGCACAACTCACGCCGTCAAATCCAAAAACACCTCATCAATACTCGCCTTCTCAACCCTTTGCAACCCTCCCCCGGGCAAATGCTCCTTGATGACCCTCATGATCCTCCTGCTCTCCAACCGATACGGATCCAGCGACACCTTATCCGTAGCAATATGCTCGGCCGCGTCCTCCCGATAAGCCCACTTgtcatccccctcccgccaAGTAGCAACATGCTGCGCTATAAGCTCCGGACACAACCTCCTCGCTTCAGTCACCGTACAATGCCGGCCGATCTTAAAGGCGCGGGCGGGGTAGTTGACTGCTATTAAACCTTGCCTTTCCCTCCCTGTTAGTTGACAGATCGAGCTTGGTATtgttgggagggtggttagAACAAGGGGGAAAGATACCACTGTTGAACGGCCAAAGGCTTGTCCTCGGGGATGCCGAGCCGTACCATCTCCACCTGTGCGTAGAAGCAGTCGAGATCCAAATGGGCAACCACCCTCAACGGGCAGGAAGTATTGTAGGAAGCCATCTGGTTGAAGTGCCGGTAGGTGAACTGTGACCTTTTCCTGCCTGGCGCaccggcgggggaggagtcCCGGTGCCGGTTGCGGAAGGGTGACGAAGACATGATCAGGTCCCAGTTCGCAACGACCTAGAACTCGAGATTGGCGATGTTGCAGGTCGTCGGGGGCTCATCTTCTGCTGTCCAAGTCGACAGACATCGATTGACTGGAAGTAATtgaaggaagagagagagcgagagagagcgagagagagcgagagagagcgagagagagagagagagagagagagagagagacacacccacacacgcGTCAGTGTGTTTCCACTGGGATGATGAAAGTGGACTGTGGACGGACAATAGGCCGCCAAGCAGATGGGAGGTGCTTGCTCTGGGGAAAAGAGTGGGGCCCTTTTGACGCGCCGATCTCTGGGACGGGGACGCTTGGACCACCCTAGCTTTTGTGGAGACCCCGCATTTGCTGGGAAGACAAGTGAGTAATCGGAGGATCCAGCGAGATGGGATTTGGATATCTGCTTGACGACGACGGTCTTTGTGTGGCTTTCAAAACATCACGAGCCTGCTTGGACAAACAGCGCGAGGTTCGATCATCCTGTTTCAGAGATTGTACTACATCTGAGTCTCTCCTCATTTACTGCcgtcccctcctcaacactcACTCTTCAACCCCCACGCGGTTTTCAATATTTCATcacccttcccctctctcacATCCAGATTGATCAtcaatcctccccccccct
It contains:
- the RAD30 gene encoding DNA-directed DNA polymerase eta rad30 (COG:L; EggNog:ENOG503NW7V; BUSCO:EOG09261801); this encodes MSSSPFRNRHRDSSPAGAPGRKRSQFTYRHFNQMASYNTSCPLRVVAHLDLDCFYAQVEMVRLGIPEDKPLAVQQWQGLIAVNYPARAFKIGRHCTVTEARRLCPELIAQHVATWREGDDKWAYREDAAEHIATDKVSLDPYRLESRRIMRVIKEHLPGGGLQRVEKASIDEVFLDLTAHVHQVMLERYGEELGGPPPYGDVSEELPMPAVTALDWKADALVDLGEGDRQEGEFDDPDWDDVALLVASEIVRNVRGVIKEKLGYSCSAGVSRNKLLSKLGSAHKKPDQQTVIRNRAVGHFLSGFKFTKIRNLGGKLGEQVADAFKTEAVSDLLTVPIEQLKQKLGDENGVWIYETLRGIDTSEVNSGTQIKSMLSAKSFRPDITTVDQATKWLRIFAADIFARLVEEGVLEHKRRPKTINLHHRHGNQTRSRSGPIPARLLNEESLFELAKNLFHQITLEGDTWPCSHLSLSVAGFEEGVSGNMGIDSFLVKGDEARALKSSESARTSSSKEALDTSTRQQPAAKRRRIDGAGGGIQRFLTTKREPSQDTRTTAPEDDLVRRNSGEAKLGTSRTYVASGMGWPGESLPEEAQADSRRSPITPHACSRCDANLGGPEELQSHLDWHFAKDLQEEEEERVSQAFANRQASTAVNNARAGSQKGAAAASSASASGSKKSTGRSKKKPERGQSKLNFG